From the Meleagris gallopavo isolate NT-WF06-2002-E0010 breed Aviagen turkey brand Nicholas breeding stock chromosome 17, Turkey_5.1, whole genome shotgun sequence genome, one window contains:
- the MORN3 gene encoding MORN repeat-containing protein 3: MPVVKYPRAAEPLWHEWDRKAQKDGLRHTVYAVNGDQYTGEWLDNLKHGKGTQIWKHNGAIYSGDWKFGRRDGYGSYSIPDPVTKEYLKVYTGWWRNDKKCGYGTMFYPSGERYEGEWSSGQRSGWGRMCYGDGSTYEGQWLADRPGGQGMLCLPNNNRYEGGWKDGKKHGPGRFFFLDKGQLLEGIWVTDVPKCGIMIDFSRDAAPAPTQYPIPKIELADPDGVLAEAQVMFDDSQNE, encoded by the exons ATGCCTGTTGTAAAATAccccagggctgcagagccTCTCTGGCATGAATGGgacaggaaagcacagaaagatgGATTAAGACATACAGTCTATGCTGTAAATGGGGATCAGTATACTGGAGAATGGTTGGACAACTTGAAACATG GTAAAGGCACCCAGATCTGGAAGCACAACGGCGCTATTTACAGCGGTGACTGGAAGTTTGGGAGGCGGGATGGGTACGGCTCGTACAGCATCCCTGACCCCGTAACCAAGGAGTACCTGAAGGTGTATACAGGCTGGTGGAGAAACGACAAAAAATGC GGCTACGGGACGATGTTCTACCCCAGCGGAGAGCGCTACGAGGGCGAGTGGAGCAGCGGGCAGAGAAGCGGCTGGGGTCGGATGTGCTACGGAGACGGCTCCACCTACGAGGGGCAGTGGCTGGCAGACCGGCCGGGCGGGCAGGGGATGCTGTGCCTGC CAAACAATAATAGATATGAAGGAGGttggaaagatggaaagaagcACGGCCCAGGCAGATTCTTCTTCTTGGATAAGGGACAATTGCTTGAAGGCATCTGGGTGACAGATGTACCAAAATGCGGGATTATGATTGACTTCAGCAGAGATGCGGCTCCTGCCCCTACCCAGTATCCGATCCCAAAG atTGAACTAGCTGATCCTGATGGTGTTTTAGCAGAGGCCCAAGTGATGTTTGATGACAGCCAAAACGAATAA
- the TMEM120B gene encoding transmembrane protein 120B isoform X1 has protein sequence MQRSRMSSCATQRAPKCCQFSARLHQWWALRSLDTETHKVYRQKLEEVTSLQTACSSSIHRQKKTLRDLKHSLQRCKPRATPEEFALIEQISTQIKERQNAFFDMEAYLPKKNGLYLNLVLGNVNVTLLSNQAKFAYKDEYEKFKLYLTIILLLGAVACRFILHYRVTDEVFNFLLVWYYCTLTIRESILISNGSRCDESACGFAAGIKGWWVSHHYVSTFLSGVMLTWPDGLMYQMFRSQFLAFSIFQSCVQFLQYYYQRGCLYRLRALGERNHLDLTVEGFQSWMWRGLTFLLPFLFCGHFWQLYNAITLFGLSRHKECKEWQVCVLAFTFLLLFLGNFLTTLKVVHTKLQKNKDKMKKL, from the exons ATGCAGAGGAGCAGAATGAGTTCCTGTGCAACCCAGAGAGCCCCAAAGTGCTGCCAGTTCTCAGCCAGGCTGCACCAGTGGTGGGCACTGAGGTCCCTGGACACG GAAACACACAAAGTTTACAGGCAGAAACTGGAGGAAGTCACCAGCTTGCagacagcctgcagcagctccatacACCGGCAGAAGAAGACATTAAGGGACCTGAAGCACAGCCTGCAACG GTGCAAGCCCAGAGCTACTCCTGAAGAATTTGCTCTTATAGAGCAGATCAGCACCCAGATCAAAGAGAGGCAAAATGCCTTCTTTGACATGGAAGCCTACTTGCCAAAGAAAAACGG TTTGTACTTAAATCTGGTGCTGGGAAATGTGAATGTAACCCTCCTGAGTAACCAAGCAAA GTTCGCCTACAAAGATGAGTACGAGAAGTTCAAACTTTATCTCACAATTATCTTGTTACTTGGTGCCGTGGCCTGCAGATTTATTCTTCACTACAG ggtGACAGATGAAGTGTTCAACTTTCTGTTAGTGTGGTATTACTGCACGCTGACGATACGGGAAAGCATTCTCATTAGCAATGGATCAAG GTGTGATGAGTCTGCATGCGGGTTTGCTGCTGG gATCAAAGGCTGGTGGGTGTCTCATCACTATGTCTCCACGTTCCTGTCTGGAGTAATGTTAACATG GCCAGATGGACTCATGTATCAAATGTTTCGCAGTCAATTTTTAGCATTTTCAATATTTCAGA gTTGTGTTCAGTTCCTACAATATTATTATCAAAGGGGCTGCCTGTACAGGCTCCGTGCTTTGGGGGAGAGAAACCACCTGGACCTTACAGTAG AAGGATTTCAGTCCTGGATGTGGCGGGGActgacttttcttcttcccttcttgtTCTGTGGACAT tTCTGGCAGCTATATAATGCAATCACGCTTTTTGGGTTGTCCAGGCATAAGGAGTGCAAAGAGTGGCAG GTTTGTGTGCTGGCTTTcacatttctgctgctcttccttgGGAACTTCCTCACTACTCTCAAAGTGGTGCACACTAAGCTGCAGAAGAACaaagacaaaatgaagaaactgtGA
- the TMEM120B gene encoding transmembrane protein 120B isoform X2, translated as MQRSRMSSCATQRAPKCCQFSARLHQWWALRSLDTETHKVYRQKLEEVTSLQTACSSSIHRQKKTLRDLKHSLQRCKPRATPEEFALIEQISTQIKERQNAFFDMEAYLPKKNGLYLNLVLGNVNVTLLSNQAKFAYKDEYEKFKLYLTIILLLGAVACRFILHYRVTDEVFNFLLVWYYCTLTIRESILISNGSRIKGWWVSHHYVSTFLSGVMLTWPDGLMYQMFRSQFLAFSIFQSCVQFLQYYYQRGCLYRLRALGERNHLDLTVEGFQSWMWRGLTFLLPFLFCGHFWQLYNAITLFGLSRHKECKEWQVCVLAFTFLLLFLGNFLTTLKVVHTKLQKNKDKMKKL; from the exons ATGCAGAGGAGCAGAATGAGTTCCTGTGCAACCCAGAGAGCCCCAAAGTGCTGCCAGTTCTCAGCCAGGCTGCACCAGTGGTGGGCACTGAGGTCCCTGGACACG GAAACACACAAAGTTTACAGGCAGAAACTGGAGGAAGTCACCAGCTTGCagacagcctgcagcagctccatacACCGGCAGAAGAAGACATTAAGGGACCTGAAGCACAGCCTGCAACG GTGCAAGCCCAGAGCTACTCCTGAAGAATTTGCTCTTATAGAGCAGATCAGCACCCAGATCAAAGAGAGGCAAAATGCCTTCTTTGACATGGAAGCCTACTTGCCAAAGAAAAACGG TTTGTACTTAAATCTGGTGCTGGGAAATGTGAATGTAACCCTCCTGAGTAACCAAGCAAA GTTCGCCTACAAAGATGAGTACGAGAAGTTCAAACTTTATCTCACAATTATCTTGTTACTTGGTGCCGTGGCCTGCAGATTTATTCTTCACTACAG ggtGACAGATGAAGTGTTCAACTTTCTGTTAGTGTGGTATTACTGCACGCTGACGATACGGGAAAGCATTCTCATTAGCAATGGATCAAG gATCAAAGGCTGGTGGGTGTCTCATCACTATGTCTCCACGTTCCTGTCTGGAGTAATGTTAACATG GCCAGATGGACTCATGTATCAAATGTTTCGCAGTCAATTTTTAGCATTTTCAATATTTCAGA gTTGTGTTCAGTTCCTACAATATTATTATCAAAGGGGCTGCCTGTACAGGCTCCGTGCTTTGGGGGAGAGAAACCACCTGGACCTTACAGTAG AAGGATTTCAGTCCTGGATGTGGCGGGGActgacttttcttcttcccttcttgtTCTGTGGACAT tTCTGGCAGCTATATAATGCAATCACGCTTTTTGGGTTGTCCAGGCATAAGGAGTGCAAAGAGTGGCAG GTTTGTGTGCTGGCTTTcacatttctgctgctcttccttgGGAACTTCCTCACTACTCTCAAAGTGGTGCACACTAAGCTGCAGAAGAACaaagacaaaatgaagaaactgtGA